One genomic segment of Gemmatimonadota bacterium includes these proteins:
- a CDS encoding cob(I)yrinic acid a,c-diamide adenosyltransferase codes for MTLKIYTRTGDSGETGLFGGGRVLKDHPRVCAYGDVDELNSAIGIVRCTAPVEFHDALLETVQRDLFAIGGHLATPDPERVRKALEKAELAPSRVDLFEQAMDAADKELPPLTAFVLPAGTPKAAALHLARTICRRAERSVVHLGTTADVPELFVIYLNRLSDLLFTMARLANHQAGIGDVTW; via the coding sequence ATGACTCTCAAGATCTACACCCGCACGGGTGACTCTGGCGAAACAGGACTCTTCGGTGGCGGGCGTGTCCTCAAGGACCACCCTCGCGTCTGTGCCTACGGCGACGTCGATGAACTCAATTCGGCGATCGGCATCGTGCGCTGCACCGCACCGGTGGAATTCCACGACGCGCTCCTCGAGACGGTGCAACGCGACCTCTTCGCGATCGGCGGCCACCTGGCCACGCCCGACCCGGAACGCGTGCGGAAGGCGCTCGAGAAGGCCGAGCTGGCACCCTCGCGCGTCGATCTCTTCGAGCAGGCGATGGACGCGGCCGACAAGGAACTGCCCCCGCTCACGGCGTTCGTGCTCCCGGCGGGTACACCGAAGGCTGCCGCACTTCACTTGGCGCGCACCATCTGTCGTCGTGCCGAGCGCAGCGTCGTCCACCTCGGCACCACCGCGGACGTTCCTGAACTCTTCGTGATCTACCTCAATCGCCTCTCCGATCTCCTCTTCACCATGGCGAGGCTGGCGAACCATCAGGCAGGCATCGGAGATGTAACCTGGTAA
- a CDS encoding FAD-dependent oxidoreductase, whose amino-acid sequence MQPRVAIIGAGPSGFYAAEALQKAHPGIAIDLFDRLPTPFGLVRGGVAPDHPKIKSVTKVFERIASQPGFRFLGHVEIGSDLTVAELREHYDAVIATFGARTDRPLGIPGEHLAGSHAATELVGWYNGHPDYAELPFDLSQSAAAVIGIGNVAMDVTRILAKSPDVLATTDLAAHALKALRSSSIRTIHVIARRGAAQAACTTPELRELGELEGVDVIVPRESLQLDAASAAVLAAAEDRTAEKNLVVMREWAEREPTGAPIQIHFHFLTSPVALLGEHRLEGMVVERNRLEADGQGGVRAVPTGERRTLDVGLVFRSVGYRGVALEGFPFDDRRGIIPNQGGRVTAGAGLSQVVPGLYVAGWIKRGPQGVIGTNKSCAAETVALLVADLESGVVPCRGGGSEAVDALLASRGVRVTDWADWQRLDAEEQARGAPAGRPREKIVSVEEMLDVIGV is encoded by the coding sequence TTGCAGCCGCGCGTTGCCATCATCGGCGCTGGCCCGTCGGGCTTCTACGCCGCCGAGGCCCTCCAGAAGGCCCATCCGGGCATCGCCATCGACCTCTTCGACCGCCTCCCCACGCCGTTCGGCCTGGTGCGCGGCGGCGTCGCACCGGACCATCCCAAGATCAAGTCGGTCACCAAGGTGTTCGAGCGGATCGCCAGCCAGCCCGGCTTCCGATTCCTCGGGCATGTCGAGATCGGCAGTGACCTCACGGTGGCCGAACTCCGCGAGCACTACGACGCGGTGATCGCCACCTTCGGCGCGCGCACCGACCGGCCGCTCGGCATTCCGGGCGAGCATCTCGCGGGGTCGCACGCCGCCACCGAACTGGTGGGCTGGTACAACGGGCACCCAGACTATGCGGAGTTGCCGTTCGACCTCAGCCAGTCGGCGGCCGCGGTGATCGGCATCGGCAACGTGGCGATGGACGTGACCCGCATCCTCGCCAAGTCGCCCGATGTCCTGGCCACGACCGACCTCGCCGCGCACGCCCTCAAGGCGCTCCGGAGCTCCAGCATTCGCACCATCCACGTGATCGCGCGGCGTGGCGCCGCCCAGGCCGCGTGCACCACCCCGGAGTTGCGTGAGTTGGGCGAGCTCGAAGGAGTCGACGTCATCGTCCCCCGCGAGTCGCTGCAGCTCGACGCGGCCAGCGCGGCAGTCCTCGCCGCCGCCGAGGACCGCACGGCCGAGAAGAACCTGGTCGTGATGCGCGAGTGGGCCGAGCGCGAGCCCACCGGTGCGCCGATCCAGATCCACTTCCATTTCCTCACATCGCCGGTGGCCCTCCTCGGCGAGCACCGTCTCGAGGGAATGGTGGTCGAACGGAATCGACTCGAGGCCGATGGGCAGGGCGGCGTTCGCGCGGTGCCGACCGGCGAACGGCGGACCCTCGACGTCGGGTTGGTCTTCCGTTCGGTGGGATATCGCGGGGTGGCCCTCGAGGGCTTCCCGTTCGACGACCGGCGCGGGATCATCCCGAACCAGGGTGGCCGCGTCACGGCGGGCGCCGGTCTGAGCCAGGTCGTGCCCGGGCTCTACGTCGCGGGGTGGATCAAGCGCGGCCCGCAGGGCGTGATCGGCACCAACAAGTCCTGTGCAGCGGAAACCGTCGCGTTGCTGGTCGCCGACCTCGAGAGCGGCGTGGTTCCCTGCCGGGGCGGCGGCAGTGAGGCGGTCGATGCCCTCCTCGCCAGCCGTGGTGTGCGCGTCACCGACTGGGCGGACTGGCAACGACTCGACGCCGAAGAGCAGGCTCGTGGGGCGCCGGCCGGGCGCCCGCGAGAGAAGATCGTCTCGGTCGAGGAAATGTTGGACGTCATCGGGGTATAA
- the dacB gene encoding D-alanyl-D-alanine carboxypeptidase/D-alanyl-D-alanine-endopeptidase, whose translation MIARSRLLLAALLAAATPLTAQSLTKRLDARLDGPGLDRLLWGVAVTDLDGHLLYGRNADRLFIPASNTKLVVATVAAALFDPGFTVTTSLYGTGPIVDGVLQGDLVFYGRGDPTFSRRCYDVDETVVGACDTDPAAKLMELARQLRARGVRTVAGDLIGDGSYFEPMLIHPSWEAYDLNWWYAAPVSGLGFNDNSVDFRITAGDSAGVPPRITMSPEVGAGRLELRAETGAKGSRSTFDILRSDDGSGWVASGFLPAGTAARTENAAVADPNRYAALALRRELAAEGIVVRGATRSTTDSLAYRHARGAPALGEVRSRPVSDWIFPILNSSQNWFAETLLKQVGKQFGTAGSWQEGRRVTRRFLIDSMKVDSTEIAVEDGSGLAANNLIAPRAFTTMLSYIRKHPRYDVIAAALPQSGATGSLRRRFLGTPIEGRVRAKSGTISRVNSLSGYVERSDGRVLVFSIQANHHTLGSTRMIAAIDSIVVELGKSIGK comes from the coding sequence ATGATCGCTCGTAGTCGCCTCCTGCTGGCTGCGCTGCTCGCCGCCGCAACCCCGCTCACCGCGCAATCGCTGACCAAGCGACTCGACGCCCGCCTCGATGGCCCGGGACTCGACCGACTCCTCTGGGGCGTCGCCGTGACCGACCTCGACGGCCACCTGCTCTATGGCCGCAACGCCGATCGCCTCTTCATCCCCGCAAGCAACACCAAGCTGGTGGTGGCGACCGTCGCGGCCGCGCTCTTCGACCCGGGATTTACGGTCACGACCTCGCTGTATGGGACTGGTCCCATCGTGGATGGCGTGCTGCAGGGCGACCTGGTCTTCTATGGCCGTGGCGATCCGACCTTCTCGAGGCGCTGTTACGACGTCGACGAAACCGTGGTGGGCGCCTGCGATACCGACCCCGCCGCCAAGCTGATGGAGCTCGCGCGACAGTTGCGCGCCCGCGGCGTGCGGACCGTCGCGGGAGACCTGATCGGTGACGGCTCCTACTTCGAACCGATGCTCATTCACCCGTCGTGGGAAGCCTACGACCTGAACTGGTGGTATGCCGCGCCGGTCTCGGGCCTCGGCTTCAACGACAACAGCGTCGACTTCCGGATCACGGCGGGCGACAGCGCGGGTGTTCCGCCCCGGATCACCATGAGCCCTGAAGTCGGCGCCGGGCGGCTCGAGCTCCGTGCCGAGACCGGTGCCAAGGGGAGCCGGAGCACCTTCGATATTCTCCGGAGCGACGACGGCAGCGGCTGGGTGGCGTCAGGATTCCTGCCGGCCGGCACCGCCGCGCGCACCGAGAACGCCGCCGTGGCAGACCCCAATCGCTACGCGGCGCTGGCCCTCCGTCGCGAATTGGCCGCAGAGGGCATCGTGGTCCGCGGGGCCACTCGCTCCACTACGGACTCCCTCGCCTACCGGCATGCCCGCGGCGCGCCCGCACTCGGCGAAGTGCGCTCGCGTCCGGTGTCCGACTGGATCTTCCCGATCCTGAATTCGTCGCAGAACTGGTTCGCCGAAACGCTGCTCAAGCAGGTGGGCAAGCAGTTCGGCACCGCCGGGTCGTGGCAGGAGGGGCGCCGAGTCACCCGACGCTTCCTGATCGACTCGATGAAGGTCGACTCGACGGAGATCGCCGTCGAAGATGGTTCCGGACTCGCGGCCAACAACCTGATCGCCCCGCGAGCCTTCACCACCATGCTGAGTTACATCCGCAAGCATCCGCGTTACGATGTGATCGCGGCCGCACTGCCGCAGAGCGGGGCAACCGGTTCGCTGCGCCGCCGCTTTCTCGGGACACCGATCGAGGGGCGGGTTCGAGCCAAGAGCGGCACCATCTCACGGGTCAATTCGCTGAGTGGGTACGTCGAGCGGAGCGATGGCCGTGTCCTCGTCTTTTCGATCCAGGCCAATCATCACACGCTGGGAAGCACCCGGATGATCGCCGCCATCGACAGCATCGTCGTGGAGCTCGGCAAGTCGATCGGCAAGTAG
- a CDS encoding ABC transporter permease gives MIRYILLRLALLVPTLLGVLAVTFALLYLAPGDPVAAIVGERADAAAVARARAELRLDDPIAVRFGRYVAGVARGDLGRSYITRRPIVRELRQRFPATLKLACAAMLIAVTLGLAVGIYGAVRPGSWGDRVATLGAYLGISFPVYWVGLLLILGFAVTLRWFPPSGYGGLLFLVLPAVTLGMRSIAFLARMTRSAMREVLTSELVRTARAKGLPAHTVILRHALGNALLPIITVVGLDFGSYLTGSILTETIFSWPGVGRYILTAIDKRDLPAIQGGILFLSLVFVLVNLITDLCYAAADPRVAHDRS, from the coding sequence GTGATCCGCTACATCCTGCTGCGGCTGGCGCTCCTGGTGCCGACGCTCCTCGGCGTGCTGGCGGTGACGTTCGCCCTGCTCTATCTCGCACCGGGCGATCCGGTCGCGGCGATCGTCGGCGAGCGCGCCGATGCGGCGGCCGTGGCCCGCGCACGCGCGGAACTCCGACTCGACGACCCGATCGCGGTCCGCTTCGGCCGCTACGTGGCCGGCGTGGCCCGCGGCGACCTCGGCCGCAGCTACATCACCCGGCGTCCCATTGTGCGTGAACTCCGTCAGCGCTTCCCGGCCACGCTCAAGCTCGCCTGCGCCGCGATGCTGATCGCCGTGACCCTCGGCCTCGCGGTGGGGATCTACGGCGCGGTGCGCCCCGGCTCCTGGGGCGACCGCGTGGCCACCCTGGGCGCCTATCTCGGCATCTCCTTCCCGGTCTACTGGGTCGGTCTGCTCCTGATTCTCGGCTTCGCGGTGACGTTGCGCTGGTTCCCCCCGTCGGGCTACGGCGGGCTGCTCTTCCTCGTCCTCCCCGCCGTCACGCTCGGCATGCGTTCGATCGCCTTCCTGGCCCGGATGACGCGCTCGGCGATGCGGGAAGTGCTGACCTCCGAACTGGTCCGCACCGCCCGCGCCAAGGGACTGCCGGCACACACGGTGATTCTCCGCCACGCGCTCGGCAACGCGCTGCTGCCGATCATCACGGTGGTGGGCCTCGACTTCGGATCGTACCTCACCGGGTCGATCCTCACCGAGACGATCTTCTCCTGGCCCGGCGTGGGGCGGTACATCCTCACTGCCATCGACAAGCGTGACCTCCCTGCCATTCAGGGTGGTATTCTCTTTCTTTCGCTGGTCTTCGTCCTGGTCAACCTGATCACTGACCTCTGCTACGCCGCCGCCGATCCCCGAGTCGCCCATGATCGCTCGTAG
- a CDS encoding ABC transporter substrate-binding protein — protein sequence MPRAIAPLLALLLASCGSGIPPGLTYYWTADPRSLDPALSTDVPTGEAVALLFDNLTQFDPDGRLVPGLATAWWPTADGTTWTFRLRSGVRFHDGRVVDRAAIIASFHRALRMRKEGGRIWPLLPILGAAAVADSGAATLVGLTTVDDSTIAFTLAEPLNIFPKLLAMPVAAIVPTPTPEEFGEAPIGSGPWRFVSWSHDDLLVFARNDEWWGGPAASDTLRVRIIPETFTQGAEFESKRLSVVEIPVSETAVWEAATDRVLQRRAAMRAVYIAINTTRGPLADVRVRRALNHAVNIPAILDRVMHHRGVLAAGSIPPGLDGYDSTRTRYAFDQAKARSLLAEAGFATGLTLQLWRSPRAEFARIAQAVQADLGRVGVTVEIVERDASTARAAARKGDADLFLSDWWADYPDGENFTFPLFHSSNAGTGGNYAFLKRPALDSMLMTARGTPDSTAKAALLRRIDQSVFDEAPWIFCWFPTDLWARQPSITGWSYPVVFTGQRWATVREVR from the coding sequence ATGCCCCGCGCCATCGCCCCGCTCCTTGCCCTGTTGCTGGCGTCCTGTGGCAGCGGCATCCCCCCCGGGCTGACCTACTACTGGACCGCTGACCCGCGCTCGCTCGACCCGGCGCTCTCGACCGATGTGCCCACCGGCGAAGCCGTCGCGCTCCTGTTCGACAACCTGACCCAATTCGATCCCGACGGCAGGCTGGTGCCCGGGCTGGCCACGGCGTGGTGGCCGACGGCCGATGGAACCACTTGGACCTTCCGGCTCCGGTCGGGAGTGCGCTTCCACGACGGCCGAGTGGTGGACCGGGCGGCCATCATCGCCTCCTTCCATCGTGCTCTGCGGATGCGCAAGGAGGGCGGTCGCATCTGGCCGCTGCTTCCGATTCTCGGCGCGGCCGCGGTGGCCGATTCGGGCGCCGCCACGCTGGTCGGCCTGACCACCGTCGACGATTCCACCATCGCCTTCACGCTCGCCGAACCGCTGAACATCTTCCCCAAATTGCTGGCGATGCCGGTCGCCGCCATCGTGCCGACGCCGACGCCCGAGGAGTTCGGCGAAGCGCCGATCGGCAGCGGTCCCTGGCGCTTCGTGAGCTGGTCGCACGACGATCTCCTGGTCTTTGCCCGCAACGACGAATGGTGGGGCGGCCCCGCCGCGAGCGACACGCTGCGCGTTCGGATCATTCCGGAAACGTTCACCCAGGGCGCCGAGTTCGAGTCGAAGCGGCTCTCGGTGGTCGAGATCCCCGTCAGCGAAACGGCCGTCTGGGAGGCCGCCACCGATCGGGTGCTGCAACGCCGCGCCGCCATGCGCGCCGTCTACATCGCCATCAACACCACCCGCGGCCCGCTTGCCGATGTCCGCGTGCGCCGCGCCCTCAACCATGCGGTCAACATCCCCGCGATCCTCGACCGCGTCATGCACCATCGTGGCGTCCTCGCGGCGGGCAGCATACCGCCCGGGCTCGACGGCTACGACAGCACCCGAACCCGATACGCGTTCGACCAGGCCAAGGCAAGGTCGCTGCTGGCCGAGGCGGGCTTCGCCACCGGATTGACGCTGCAGCTCTGGCGCTCACCGCGCGCTGAGTTCGCGCGCATTGCCCAGGCCGTGCAAGCGGATCTCGGCCGCGTCGGCGTCACCGTGGAAATCGTCGAACGTGATGCCTCGACGGCTCGCGCGGCCGCCCGCAAGGGAGACGCCGATCTCTTTCTCTCGGATTGGTGGGCGGACTACCCCGACGGCGAGAACTTCACCTTTCCGCTCTTCCACTCCAGCAACGCCGGCACCGGCGGGAACTACGCCTTCCTGAAGCGTCCAGCACTGGATTCGATGCTCATGACCGCCCGGGGCACCCCCGACTCCACCGCCAAGGCGGCACTGCTCCGCCGGATCGACCAGTCCGTCTTCGATGAGGCCCCCTGGATCTTCTGCTGGTTCCCGACCGACCTCTGGGCCCGTCAGCCGTCGATCACCGGCTGGAGCTACCCGGTGGTCTTCACCGGCCAGCGCTGGGCCACCGTCCGGGAAGTTCGGTGA